Proteins encoded by one window of Candidatus Odinarchaeum yellowstonii:
- a CDS encoding aminotransferase class V-fold PLP-dependent enzyme: MEYPFEKVLEDYPLISDRKVVYLDSATKTLPPLKIIEEVKKYHAEVGVSPRRGAHRLSISAERELEEARLKIARLVNAKKENIIFTPSVPFSAATLISGYPWRRGDKILISGAEHNSILAPALQAKNRFGLTHMIVGLNSNLKLDLEDLKNKINKDCKILLATLTPMILGVKNPLNEIAKIAHEYNCHVISDATRAIIHQEIDFNKLDSDALIFSGCIGIPGLEGVSVICAKKELLEMIEPLTPGSGSISEASYNEYRNSPLPDKLEAGLINMSAIISLKEAVKYIENIGLEKIRSYNLKLANIIYEELKNMKGVKLYGPIEKGVETPIVSFNIEGFNSHDIALFLDETNKIITRSGMQCTYLLSYKINEKGVVQVSPHYYNTPDHASILINTLNLIISELS, translated from the coding sequence TTGGAGTATCCTTTCGAAAAAGTGTTAGAGGATTACCCTCTTATCTCAGATAGAAAAGTAGTATACTTAGATTCAGCTACAAAAACGCTCCCGCCTCTAAAAATAATTGAAGAAGTTAAAAAATACCATGCTGAAGTCGGGGTTTCCCCTAGGAGAGGCGCGCACCGCTTATCTATATCCGCTGAAAGAGAATTAGAGGAAGCTAGGTTAAAAATAGCCAGATTAGTAAACGCGAAAAAAGAGAATATTATTTTCACTCCTAGCGTCCCGTTCAGCGCGGCTACTTTGATTTCAGGTTATCCCTGGAGGCGTGGGGATAAAATACTGATTAGCGGAGCTGAACATAATTCCATTCTCGCTCCAGCTCTGCAAGCAAAGAACAGATTCGGGTTAACGCATATGATAGTCGGATTGAATTCGAACCTTAAACTAGACCTGGAAGATCTTAAAAATAAAATAAATAAGGATTGTAAAATTCTATTAGCGACGCTTACACCTATGATCTTGGGAGTAAAGAATCCTTTGAATGAAATAGCTAAAATAGCTCATGAATACAATTGCCACGTAATTTCAGATGCAACCCGCGCCATAATCCACCAAGAAATTGACTTCAACAAACTTGATAGTGACGCATTAATCTTCTCAGGGTGTATAGGAATACCTGGCTTAGAGGGGGTCAGTGTAATATGCGCTAAAAAAGAGTTGTTAGAGATGATAGAGCCGCTCACACCTGGAAGCGGTTCTATCTCAGAAGCGTCTTACAATGAATATAGGAATAGCCCCCTACCTGATAAATTAGAAGCGGGGTTAATTAATATGAGCGCGATTATTAGTTTAAAAGAGGCTGTGAAGTATATTGAAAATATCGGTCTTGAGAAAATTCGTTCATATAATTTGAAACTCGCGAATATAATCTACGAGGAGTTAAAGAATATGAAGGGGGTTAAACTATACGGTCCAATTGAAAAAGGAGTGGAAACACCTATAGTCAGCTTTAATATTGAAGGATTCAACAGCCACGATATAGCACTATTTCTAGACGAAACGAATAAAATAATAACACGTTCAGGTATGCAATGCACATATCTGCTTTCATATAAAATTAATGAAAAAGGTGTTGTTCAAGTTTCACCTCACTATTATAACACACCAGATCACGCCTCAATTCTAATAAATACACTAAATTTAATAATAAGCGAATTATCTTAA
- a CDS encoding endonuclease V: MNRGVFNIKPVIDELTSSRLKQLLIKLSKNIRLQDEMPEPLKNIMGVDVAYKDERALTVGVLFSWPELKHQSTFHRIDRVFFPYIPTLLSFREGNLIIRFLKNLSLKPDLLMVNAHGVAHPFRCGCASYIGLLTDTPTIGVAKKIICGEIIKSEEGGNIAYLKYYDKIIGAVLNHNKKSREIVVSPGHRISLKTAVQITLTTLKDSRLPIILEEAHRMASKLASELFKHTN, from the coding sequence ATGAATAGAGGGGTATTTAACATAAAACCGGTTATCGATGAGCTGACGAGTTCGAGATTAAAACAACTTCTTATAAAGCTTTCAAAAAATATTCGGTTACAAGACGAGATGCCGGAGCCCCTAAAAAATATTATGGGGGTCGACGTAGCATATAAAGATGAGAGAGCGTTAACGGTTGGTGTGTTATTCAGCTGGCCTGAATTAAAACATCAAAGCACATTTCACCGAATTGATCGCGTTTTCTTTCCTTATATTCCAACTCTTCTCTCATTCAGAGAGGGAAATTTAATCATAAGATTTTTAAAAAATCTTTCTTTAAAACCAGATCTCCTAATGGTTAACGCTCATGGCGTAGCCCATCCATTTCGATGCGGCTGCGCATCCTATATAGGGTTATTAACAGACACGCCGACTATAGGGGTAGCTAAGAAGATAATATGCGGCGAAATAATAAAAAGTGAAGAAGGGGGAAACATCGCCTACCTAAAATATTATGATAAAATTATAGGAGCGGTTTTAAACCATAATAAAAAATCAAGAGAAATAGTAGTCTCACCGGGGCATAGAATCTCCCTGAAAACTGCAGTGCAAATAACACTAACTACTCTTAAAGATTCTAGGCTTCCAATAATATTAGAGGAAGCTCATAGAATGGCGTCTAAGCTAGCATCTGAATTATTTAAGCACACTAATTAA
- a CDS encoding ORC1-type DNA replication protein encodes MDTLEEKFQKISVFKDESKLSVFYVPENLPHRERELHQLLNIFKPVIDSPGAFSRIVLITGPVGTGKTAVAKRLGALIGEAAKRGGVNLKYVHINCRREKTNFLILLQLARSLIPNIPNRGYSPAELLNIIVKSISEQDVSIILVLDEIDYILNTIGEEIIYDLTRVNDEKLNFKQPLSIILISKNDNIQVMLDESVLSLIPHSIIKFQPYTALQLEHILEERVKEAFYPSTISPGVLSLIAEIASEWGDARYALELLWRAGKYAEEEGLLKIFPEHVRKARADTCPEISKELILNLDRNDKLILLSISRTLIRSRVAYAPIGLIEKIYRLICEEYREKPRSHTQIWDRVRVLSRIGLISTRLSGKGVRGKSTIIGLADIPAEVLEKELIEWLKK; translated from the coding sequence GTGGATACGCTCGAAGAGAAATTTCAAAAAATCAGCGTTTTTAAAGATGAAAGTAAACTCTCAGTTTTCTATGTACCTGAGAATTTACCCCACCGGGAGAGAGAGCTACACCAGCTTTTAAACATATTTAAGCCGGTTATAGACTCACCCGGAGCGTTTAGTCGAATTGTTTTAATCACCGGACCGGTAGGAACAGGTAAAACAGCTGTAGCTAAAAGATTAGGGGCGTTGATAGGTGAGGCTGCTAAGAGAGGAGGGGTAAACTTAAAATACGTTCATATAAACTGTAGAAGAGAAAAAACTAATTTTCTAATATTATTACAATTGGCGAGATCACTTATACCAAACATACCTAACAGAGGCTACTCGCCAGCTGAGTTACTGAATATAATAGTTAAATCGATCTCAGAGCAGGATGTTTCGATAATTTTAGTACTAGATGAAATAGACTATATATTGAATACTATCGGAGAAGAGATAATATATGATTTAACACGTGTTAACGATGAAAAATTAAATTTCAAACAACCTTTATCCATTATATTAATCTCGAAAAACGATAACATTCAGGTAATGTTAGATGAAAGCGTTCTCAGCCTTATACCCCATTCAATTATTAAATTTCAGCCTTACACCGCGCTTCAACTTGAACATATACTTGAAGAGAGGGTTAAAGAAGCTTTTTACCCTTCAACTATAAGCCCCGGCGTTTTAAGCCTCATCGCGGAAATAGCTTCAGAATGGGGAGATGCGCGGTATGCTCTGGAACTTCTCTGGAGGGCTGGAAAGTATGCCGAGGAGGAGGGTTTATTAAAGATTTTCCCAGAACATGTTAGAAAAGCTCGAGCTGACACATGCCCAGAGATCAGTAAAGAGCTTATATTAAACCTTGATCGAAATGATAAACTAATACTTTTATCGATAAGTAGAACTCTGATTAGAAGCAGAGTGGCTTACGCTCCAATAGGGTTAATTGAGAAAATTTACCGCCTTATATGTGAAGAATACCGTGAGAAACCTAGATCACACACACAAATATGGGATAGGGTGAGAGTTCTAAGTAGAATAGGCTTGATAAGCACCCGGCTCTCAGGTAAAGGAGTGCGCGGTAAAAGCACGATTATAGGATTAGCGGATATACCCGCAGAGGTTTTAGAAAAAGAATTAATAGAGTGGTTGAAAAAATGA
- a CDS encoding winged helix-turn-helix domain-containing protein, with the protein MNRAASRRDYSSNGYVQPPIQIEELFASKGRVKILKILVEEGELNISEIGRRARLNYGTTVQHLEFLCKTGIVQEKNFGRIRIYRLKEEDIRVRALRSFFALWYNQ; encoded by the coding sequence ATGAATAGAGCGGCTTCTAGAAGAGACTACAGCAGCAACGGATACGTCCAGCCTCCGATCCAGATAGAGGAGTTATTCGCTTCTAAGGGGCGTGTGAAAATACTGAAAATTTTAGTTGAGGAAGGGGAGCTGAATATTTCTGAAATAGGCAGGAGAGCGCGCCTCAATTACGGTACAACCGTTCAACATCTGGAATTCCTATGTAAAACAGGGATCGTACAGGAAAAAAACTTTGGTAGAATAAGAATATACCGCTTAAAAGAAGAGGATATAAGAGTTAGAGCGCTTAGAAGCTTCTTCGCGTTATGGTATAATCAATGA
- a CDS encoding MoaD family protein: MVDLTVKFLSTFKEVAGTDEMKLPVSEGFRVEGLLDLLESKGVRVKHHIQSGGSVYSTSLLIFVNGFEISVLNGLATELKNGDIVTFIPVVHGG, from the coding sequence ATGGTTGATTTAACTGTTAAATTTCTTTCAACCTTTAAAGAAGTAGCCGGCACAGATGAGATGAAATTACCTGTCTCAGAGGGTTTTAGAGTAGAGGGGTTGCTAGATTTACTGGAATCAAAGGGTGTGAGAGTTAAACATCATATTCAAAGTGGCGGCTCTGTTTACAGTACTTCTCTTTTAATATTTGTTAACGGTTTCGAGATCAGCGTGTTAAACGGGTTGGCGACTGAATTAAAAAACGGGGATATTGTAACTTTCATCCCTGTGGTTCACGGCGGTTAG
- a CDS encoding 30S ribosomal protein S17e yields MGRVRPSSIKNLVWELVELYADKFTDDFEKNKKVVDEISEVKSKSVRNKIAGYITHIVQIEKRKSQAAE; encoded by the coding sequence ATGGGGCGTGTCAGACCTAGTTCAATCAAAAACCTAGTCTGGGAGCTAGTCGAGCTTTACGCAGACAAGTTCACAGACGACTTTGAAAAAAATAAGAAAGTAGTAGATGAAATATCAGAAGTTAAATCGAAAAGCGTTAGAAATAAAATAGCCGGGTATATAACGCACATAGTTCAGATAGAGAAAAGAAAAAGCCAAGCCGCGGAATAG
- the tadA gene encoding Flp pilus assembly complex ATPase component TadA encodes MSVGKILQKVFAILPFSEADWKRIHVKLQDATLIIKEEFQKNIEDLYTKILDLKKSLNFDKVDKILRVENTCDISPCFLKNLFEFESILDDPLKYYLELAFHIENLKYNLEEECVKCFKKLYRKLVDIRKTLEETSLIKEYLKLPYDIKIKPLDFIYEQLIPFEITPAATAPAESINPLIVNPVECYEIGPYIINIYPPTLDSTEYLYVARPFLSEKESVTLLKLFRNYIQGLNYFSHETEDYYTIDYLTDIRRKQAESFIKATSLNIPLEYEKKIVDYLASQTTPLSVLTPFLLDDEIEEVFIDSPRSKIYLDHRKFGRCTTPQLMDKSEFDKMVTYLRAVTGLRLDAKNPSMKTELLTKNFHVRVSVDIPPLAADGFHVDIRKLRRKYFSLTELIANKTLTAESAAYLYFCMLRRRNILVLGRPGEGKTTLINALDSITPPLWRKITIEDVIESIDQSGLRHQTRFQVEPLESGGRSSCKAKEIVKLLHRSPDYLIISEIQTEEDSKALFHALAAGLSGLFTCHGNTVEELLLRWSVHHKIPVVSFYELDLLIHVKKFDLHKIPVRKIVRIAEITNIPDNLFSNATPEIQDIFTWDVRDEKLVLATDLYETPTVKKIRRYEDLRKEQFYNELNTYRIIFELLSQKRVFALEENTRIFSKLYSLLYRIKHTEKTVDWDEVLLWFQREIGG; translated from the coding sequence GTGTCTGTTGGAAAGATTCTCCAAAAAGTTTTCGCTATACTCCCCTTTTCAGAAGCAGACTGGAAGCGAATTCATGTCAAACTGCAGGATGCCACGCTGATTATAAAGGAAGAATTCCAGAAAAACATCGAAGACCTGTATACTAAAATCTTAGATTTAAAAAAATCTTTAAACTTTGACAAAGTGGATAAAATTCTAAGGGTTGAAAACACCTGCGACATATCCCCTTGTTTTTTAAAAAACCTGTTCGAATTCGAATCAATTCTAGATGATCCTTTAAAATATTATTTAGAATTAGCATTCCACATAGAAAATTTAAAATATAATCTAGAAGAAGAGTGCGTTAAATGTTTTAAAAAACTCTATAGAAAACTTGTTGATATTAGAAAGACACTAGAGGAAACCTCTCTAATAAAAGAATATTTAAAACTACCCTACGATATAAAAATTAAACCATTAGACTTCATATACGAGCAGCTAATACCTTTTGAAATAACTCCGGCTGCAACCGCGCCGGCGGAATCAATAAATCCCCTAATTGTAAATCCAGTAGAATGTTATGAGATAGGCCCATATATAATAAATATATACCCGCCTACCTTGGATTCAACAGAATACTTGTATGTAGCCAGACCTTTTTTATCTGAAAAAGAATCCGTTACCCTGCTAAAACTTTTCAGAAATTATATACAGGGGCTTAACTATTTTTCACATGAGACCGAAGACTACTATACTATAGACTACTTAACAGATATAAGAAGAAAGCAAGCTGAATCCTTTATTAAAGCGACTTCCTTAAATATCCCCCTAGAGTACGAGAAAAAAATAGTAGACTACTTGGCTTCTCAGACAACTCCGTTGAGTGTTTTAACCCCGTTCCTTTTAGATGATGAAATTGAAGAAGTGTTCATCGACAGCCCCCGCTCTAAAATATACTTAGATCACCGTAAATTTGGGAGATGCACTACACCCCAGTTAATGGATAAGAGCGAATTCGATAAAATGGTCACTTATCTTAGAGCTGTGACAGGTCTAAGACTAGACGCTAAGAACCCCTCTATGAAAACAGAGCTTTTAACAAAGAACTTTCATGTAAGGGTGTCCGTTGACATTCCACCCTTAGCAGCTGACGGCTTTCACGTAGATATTAGAAAACTTAGAAGAAAATATTTTTCTTTAACTGAACTTATAGCGAATAAAACTCTAACAGCCGAATCCGCAGCCTACTTATATTTCTGTATGCTTCGTAGAAGAAATATTCTGGTTTTAGGCAGACCGGGGGAGGGTAAAACCACACTTATCAACGCTCTGGATAGTATAACCCCACCGCTCTGGCGTAAAATAACAATTGAAGATGTTATTGAAAGTATCGATCAAAGTGGATTACGCCATCAGACTAGATTCCAAGTGGAACCGTTGGAGAGCGGTGGCAGATCAAGTTGTAAAGCCAAAGAAATAGTGAAGCTCCTACACAGATCCCCGGACTACCTTATAATCTCCGAGATACAGACTGAAGAAGATAGTAAAGCCCTTTTTCACGCTTTAGCCGCTGGTTTAAGCGGATTATTCACATGCCACGGAAACACTGTTGAAGAACTCTTATTAAGGTGGAGTGTACATCATAAAATCCCAGTTGTATCCTTCTACGAATTAGACTTATTAATTCACGTTAAAAAATTCGATTTACATAAGATCCCTGTTAGAAAAATTGTTAGAATAGCCGAAATAACTAATATACCTGATAACTTGTTTTCAAATGCAACACCTGAAATCCAAGATATATTTACTTGGGACGTTCGTGATGAGAAACTAGTTTTAGCAACTGATTTATATGAAACTCCTACTGTTAAAAAAATCAGGCGGTATGAGGATTTAAGAAAAGAACAATTCTATAATGAGCTTAACACTTATCGGATAATATTTGAATTGTTATCTCAAAAAAGGGTCTTCGCGCTTGAAGAAAACACGCGGATATTCAGTAAACTATATTCGTTGTTATATAGGATTAAACACACTGAAAAAACCGTTGACTGGGATGAAGTACTATTATGGTTTCAACGGGAAATAGGAGGCTAA
- a CDS encoding P-loop NTPase: protein MKLICFTSAQGGVGRSQLITNIAYLLSTLGRRVGVIDLNGRKIPELLKTVAVNQLILLNAPEDSNPLTLIGRWKEKGVEYILVNTHILECEELTADYILIVTTPLRLSLIENMRVAEVLRKSFGNAKIGVILNKVGECEEYEYNKFIVEKLLGVPVLHQIPYDKSFIRSEQLGEPIQKLFDKKELLIPLLKLVNRIFEIPIPVRKYEKTFTPSFLTRFWRR from the coding sequence ATGAAACTTATTTGTTTCACTTCAGCACAGGGAGGTGTAGGTCGATCACAGCTCATAACTAACATAGCATATTTACTTTCCACGCTAGGACGTCGGGTCGGGGTCATAGATTTAAACGGTAGAAAAATACCTGAATTACTGAAAACAGTTGCAGTAAACCAGCTTATTTTGTTAAACGCGCCGGAAGACTCTAATCCGCTAACTCTAATAGGTAGATGGAAGGAAAAAGGAGTAGAATACATACTAGTCAATACACATATACTCGAATGCGAAGAGTTAACCGCGGATTATATTCTAATCGTAACCACACCTCTCAGATTATCTTTAATAGAAAATATGAGAGTTGCGGAGGTCCTCAGGAAAAGTTTCGGTAACGCTAAAATCGGGGTTATCTTAAATAAAGTGGGGGAGTGTGAAGAATACGAGTATAATAAATTCATAGTTGAAAAACTTCTAGGCGTCCCTGTGCTTCATCAAATTCCGTATGATAAAAGTTTTATTAGAAGTGAGCAACTCGGTGAACCTATTCAAAAATTATTTGATAAAAAAGAACTTCTAATACCGTTATTAAAATTAGTTAACCGAATTTTTGAAATACCTATCCCGGTTCGAAAATATGAAAAAACTTTCACTCCAAGTTTTCTCACAAGATTTTGGAGGCGATGA